The stretch of DNA GATTTTTAGCAGAGTGGGTTTCACGCTTGTCtttatttacattatatatagatatatgtatcatgtatgtatgtatatgtattggGGTTTGGAATTCTTTTGTGCTTTCGGTGTGTTTCGTTGGCGGGCAGAAATGAAACGGCACACACACCAAGCCGGACCCCATGAAAACAACCTCTTAATGGAAGCTAAATAAAGAGACACTGTGGATTGGCTgtggaaaaataaatcagagagagagagagagagagatagagttgTTTGAATAGGGTTTTCAGTTTTGTTCGAATAGCGTGTCTTGTGTCATGTTACTACGTTAGATGTATCAATGTGTCTGGATTCGTGCGGATAAGACATACATTAACAGCCAACAATTTGTTAGATGTTTCTGTtaacatgtaataaataaatttgttagattcgtatatgattttttttttttttggtagggtatatgatatatgatatgTCGTTCTCTGTCGTGAGATTTAAacataactttaaaaaaattccgATACGATTTTCTGATCTTGTAAtttatttctgttttctttttctaatttacgtatttttactttttcatggGACTCGTGGACCCGACACACTTGGTTTATGCCATCTTTAGCTTTCCTgatctctatttctttttctcgatTGCAAAAATCCTTAAGCTCATCATCATGTGCCGTGTGTTAATCTTGTTTCACTCTACGAATcaataaaaacattaatatcAATGTTGGTGTTTGCCTTTCAAACTCTTTAgataactctttaaaaaaaagggcCGGTATTTTTTAGTATTGAGGTTCATATTTAATCTATATTCCCATATAAGTTAGGTATGCATCATGATTACAATGTATGCTCTCTGTTTCCGTAATTTACTTTTtgatcatattataatataatgttaTCTAGTAGCTATAAAATTCAGGGAATTACAAGACCTCTTTCTGGAACTGTCGACGTCTGTCATTATAATGAAAGTTGATGGATTTTAGATAACGGCATTCCCTTTCCAACTAAGAATTTAGTTTTACTGAAAAAAGAACTAAGAATTTAGTATAGTCAAGGTTTCCCTtccaaattataattataaaatgagaaaaaacaaatgagaataaGCTGGAAgatcagtttttattttatttttgtaagtaacaAAAGCATGAGAATATAAAAGAGACTGAAGAAGATCCAatgaaagatgaagaaaaatcaCCCGTTATAactttagaaaaatgaaaaaaagaaacatattttGACTTTTGGACAATGCTAAATTTTGGGAACATAAGCCAATTTGTTAAATTTTGGGTTAATTCTTGAGATTTTAACTAAAACCtgaatatagatttttttttaatgatctcGTACAGGTTATCTTAAGGAAAAGAGCattaaaatatagaattttaaGCTTCCATATACAAGGCCAGAAACCAGTTTTGGCCCAGTAACAATCGATGGACTTTCCaccctcaaaaataaaaaggaggtCCATGACTCTTCCGGGCATCTACCAAgccaatattaaaaaataaataaataaataaagtgtgaAAAGTGAATCCATGTAGCTAGTAATATGTGGAGGTAAAGAAAAAGAGGTAATTTAAAGTGGTAAAGCGTTATGTCCAATTGGCTTCCTctgtataaaataaaaacacaacaggataatacaaataattttgttttatcataTGCACATATAATTTTGCTGTGTTATTAACATGTTACAGTTTTTGTTGTTCATCGGAAAGTAATAAAACAAATTCACTATTTTGAGTCCCATGATATAAAAACACTTCTCATGTCTAGCCAATTTTTTACATGACAACACAAAACACCAGAACCAGACGTATCACATTACCAAGGAAACTAAGGGATTGAACACGACCTCGTAATAAGCAATTGGTGCATTTACAAGCCATGTTATGTACAGATCATTTGAGTCCGAGGCAACAATGTATACCTGTGGTTTACTCACTTTCGTAGTCCTCATCATCTCCAAATGTGAAAACAGAAGCATCAGCTGCCATTGCCTTGAATTCACTTTCTGTGTTGGGCACCTCAAGGACTGAGACAGCTCCGGCGACAGCATCACTCTTACTCTGCCCATCAACATGCATCTGTGTGGAGCCAGCAGTGTTCCCCAGAGATATATGTTCGGTTGCATGACTCACACTTGCAATTTGATCTGAATTTGTCTTCGTCTCAGAACTGGAGATGGTATTGGTGACAGTTCCTCCTTCTGCAGAAGCAGCTTCTGCTTGCCTGCTCTTCGAGGAACCAGTTTCCTCTGCCTCACTATCTGAAAAGACATcatctttatctttcttttggTTTGGTCTGGGTGCACCCTTATCAACTGATGCAGTAGTAGTGCCCGAGCTTTCATCCGTTTTCTTAGCAATAGTTTCAGTGTTAGGTGTTGTAGGGACAGTGCCGTTATAATCTACAAGCACAACCTCAACCTGAAATCCGGGGGAAGGAAGTTTCCTCTACAGAAAGTacaataaagaaatattaaatggCATAACATGCCAATCAACAAGAAAGCTAATAATGCAGTAATACTAATGAGGGGAACCAACTCTTTCAGAATTAATATAACTACATCTTGTGGAGAAAAGCATGTAAGTGCTAGGATCTAAGTGCTGTATGTGCAGATCACCACatgataaatgttttatttttaccttGTCAAACCCGTCGAGATCATTTGTGTTTaaaacttttctattttctgtCATTGTTGTGTTTAACCAACTGAAAACCAAAGAATAAACAAATTTCAGTTTCACATGAAAAGTGTTTGACAAAGTGATTTGCTAGGAAGAAGCTGGATTACAGACAAGTAGAAATCGCCTTGGCGGTCGTGAAAATGGACTTTGAAGTCCCCAGCCAGCTCTGTAAGGCCAGGCTCCCCTGGCAAAGTGAAGACCATTACCCCCTTCTTGGGTGCATTAAACCAAAAATCTTCTGGCTGCAGGAAATAGAAAAGGGGCATGTAATCTCAAATTAGTATAGTACTCCAAATCCCAAACGTAAAAATGGAATATCATCAAGACCTTTTCTTTAGATTCCTAACTAGTTGCTAGCAAACAGTAAAAAAGACCTACCGAAAGATCCTTGGTTCGTGGATGACTTTTTGAGGAAAAGAGAACACCTATGCATTGAAAAAGCATATCAAAGCAAATCCATACAGTAGGCATTAGGGaaaaatataaagcaaaatCAGTGAGcaagaataatgatattttatttaaaaataagttttgacGCCATGCAGTGCTTCAGAGATACCAATTCATGACTAAGAAGAATTACACCAATTGTCCCTTAAACCTATCAACTGAGTCCATTAAGCATACCAATGCATGATTAAGAAGAATCCGTAACAAGTCAAGTCGTTAACAGCATGAAAACTCAGAAGACtcaggggggggggggggggggggggggggggggggggggggggggggggggggggggaaagtGACTTCAAGAACCAGTAGCACAAATTCCCACACTATATTATGAGATTGCATAGAACTCTTTTTGGAAATTAGCATACAATAGTCTATGGTGATCTTCAGATGTTGGTTCCTTTCAAGTAAAAGCATGTCTAAGTAAAATAATTAGTGAGCTAAGATTTTCAAAGAAAGGAATAAAATTGATAAAGGTTGTAAAATGGGAGGTTCGGCCCCAGGACAGGGCGGTATacaggagaaaaaaaatctggaaaatgaagaaagaacGAAGTAAGAGAAGAAACAGCTACCTCCTAGATTCGAACAGCTCTAAGAAATCAAGAAGAGAAAGAGCAGCAATTACTTGCATCCATTTGGTCTATAAAACAAAAGCTTAAAATTCTAAGCATTCTTCTGACCTCTCCCCAGATGCACCACATAGGACAGGAAAGTGCAGTCTCACAAATATCACCACACATTTCATGCAGAACATCAATGTCCGTACCTATAAACCCAAACAAATGGTTCTCATTGGCAAAAGTGTAAAAAATGTGCCACCCATCTGCATCAATGAGCTATCAGTGCCAGGACATGCCAATGAGTTCTTGCTCAATTTGTCTGGTGCTGTAAGGTTATGGAATACGGCCTTGAATCAACTTGGTAAAATTCTTCTAGACACCCACAAACTTAGGTTGTACAACAACAATTAAAACAATGCTCCAGAGTATGTCAAaagaagaatattaaaaaaaaaaaaaaaagtatagaacCAATATGTGTATAGGTAAGTTTGTATACATGCATGTATATGCACAAGCACTGATGAATATCAGGGGGAAAAACATAAGGAAGGTATGGCAAATAAACGTCagtataatataaatatcatagaAGAGTGGAGGGAAGGGAGGAAAACTTTCAAACAGAAAAGGTATGCCACAACGAACCATTATGATCAGAAACAGTAATGGAGGGCCTGATCCAATAGGGACATCTGTGAATTCGAAATCCCCTAAGCATGCACCTGCACCAGATGTGATGTCAATGCCCTTGTAAAAACCTGAAGATGCTACAAACAGATACGAAGTCAGAAGTATACCTACGCCCAGGAGGGGTTTCACCATTGAAGTATGTTAAAATACGCTCAAAATACTTGACGTACCTCTGaagaattaaaaggaaaaaaaaaacatatacctATCAAGTAGAATGTAAAGAAGCTCGGCAATAGATAAGATATAAGATCAAAAAAATATCACAGAGAAATGAAAAACTAACAATCTGACTTGGCAGAACAAGCCCTTTTCCATCGAAACATCTTTTCTGATTGTAGTAGTCAATTGACTCCTCAGCAGTTGGGAAGAACTGCAAAGAGATTAAAAGCCCATGTTGAAACAAGccatgaattaaaaaaaaaaaaaaaaaagtgattaaaaCTTCCACCGTGATCATCATCACataattcagtaacaaaatgaATCCTTGCCTTCAAGAATAGAAGAAGACTGGAAATCATCAACCCTGTTCTTGCCATTCCAGCCTTGCAATGCACAACCACAACATTCTCGATATCCTCCTTCAACCATGAGTAAGCACTTTGGCAAAATGATATTATCAGTTGAATTGGGGGGCAATTATGGTCATTAAACGGGAAACAAGCCACCTGTAGAaacattttgatatataaaatataagtagcagtcaacttttttcaaatgctTTTGTGTCAACCATTGTCATTTGTTTTACCATGTAGGACCACCTAGTGGGGAGTCATCTTTTTGTCATGACAAATGTAAAATATGCTTTCTTCACTAGCTGTCACTTGAGAGCTATGTGCAATACCTTGCGAAGCTCAATCAGAGACAAGGCAAACATGCGAATGGCCCAATACACTAAGGTCTATGATGTACAAGGAATGTAACCCTATATTTTCCACCTAGTAAATTAAGTAACAAATTATGACACACCTTTCCTTCAAATAAGGACGCATCATACAGCCTCTCAGAACAAAGATTGTACACTTTGTACTTGTCCTGCAAATGGAACAAGTAATACAATTTATTCCAATACATAGCAATAAGACAATGAAAAAATTTCAGAGTACAAAAATagcatttaatttatattatacaaTTGCAACAACAATGATAACAGATAAGGCCAGAACCTGCATACTGTATCCAATGGACAAACTAACAAGCTGAAAAGTAGGCTTACAAAATGTTTACACTTAAACCAAAGAAGGTCAAAACAAATTcgatttacatatttattttttaaaaaaagccaTATCCAGTCCACTCTAATCTTGACAGAATAGATGAAGaactttctttttccatttcttaGTTCATTGGTGTTGGATATTCCACCACAATTAgctataattattaaaaaagaaccGTGACCTAGCTGAATCcaagtaaaatgaaatgaaagccAAACACTTCCAATACACAAATTTGAATAACAATACCGCTCTATGACAATCTCATAGTCAGGAAAACAATTGCTATATAATTTACAAGAACCAAACTATATGGTAATGACACAACAATATTGGGTACCGGAACTTTGGAATAAAATCTACACTAACAATGAAGCATTCAAGAGTATTATGTATCTTTATTCTACAAGGaagcattctaaaaatattaacatgCAGAGATGTAATTAAAATGTCaataatcaataaaatgtaGTTGTAGTTACCTTGTGATGAGTTTCAAAGAATTTGATTACTTCTTCCATGTGGTTTCGGTAGAACCCCTGATCACATATCAAGATAGTTTGAAAACTCGTGTATAATTGAACAGGACGTGGAGACTCAGCTGTGCAGTTCAGATGAATTGTTTACCTCAACATAACCGAAAAATCCAGAGCTCATATCACCAGCAGGGAACCCCATTGCAATTATATTCTCAGTGATATAAGTCATATCCAGATCAAATCCTCCTTCCTGAAGAAAGGTACACCAGTCAAGGTTATAATCACATTAgacaaatacatttttttgataggtaataagagattttattccaagtaaataggcatagcccaagtacaccagaagtatacatgagaatacACCTAAATACAAACTAAAGCAAAATAGAAGACAGACAAATACATTACAGataaatgaacataaaatatagCCAAAACTGCAAAAAATTACACATTTAGGATTGATCcccaaataaattacaaatatggGTAAAAACCAAGGATAAAAGTCAAATAACACTAGGAACCCACCTGGTATCTTCGTTTATTTTGAGAGACAACATGCCGAGCCTTCACCTGTACAGCCTTTACTGCATTCTTAGAAGAATCTACTAATCCTTTTGTAACAGTTCCAATAAAACCAGGTTGTGCAGTCATTGAAGTTCCGTCAGAACTATGGTCTGAAGAAGGGGCTTTTGGAGACAAGCGCAATCCTAATCCACTGGTAAAACGTGCAAATGTTGACTTTCCAGCATTTCCAGTTGGAGACTCAACTTGTGTGGCAGCCAATGGCTGAggaattttcaaacttttggccCATGCAGATATTGCAGAAGGAGACAATTTAGATGGTACAACACGGGGCGAATTATCTAGTCCAGAATCAGCAGCAGCTGGAGTTTGTATAGAAGCTGGGGGTGGTGGGTCAGGAGCTTTAAGAGGAGGTGAAGCTGATGAATCGGCAGATTCTGAATCCATTCCACAACCACTAAGGTTTTGACAGATACCGTTGATAGATGTTCAATGTCCCAACATAAAAGGTGTCTATAGCATCTTGCAATTAAAGCTGCAACTAAAGAATAACAATGAATGAATGGATAATTTAGGAACATCCTAATAAATCAAGTTTCctaacacttaaaaaaaaattcaagtttcCTAACTTTCCTATATCTGCATCAATGTAGATCACAGGTTTCCTATTCAAAAACAGCTATTAAGATAGCaacattcatatatatgattttataaggACTTTGGTTTTGGGATTTATGTAACCCCCAAAGCTCTTCCACTGCTTGTAAAacgtattcctccgccataataGATGGTTGTCAATAAAATTTGGGTTACCATCtctcttctaaaaaataaaaaataaagatagcaACATTCATCAGGATCAACCCTGCAATTACATCACCGCATTGGTAGACCTAAGAGAAGAAACTGACCTCAAATCATTCTTCTGAGACGACCAAAAAACCTCCCTAAATTCTATGCCGAAATGGTTAAAAGAGTCCAGGCCAAAGTGGACAACAAGTGCCCAAAAAAACATAATACAGGCATCAAGGACTATGCTCccgttaagaaaaaaaaaaaaaaaactttctcagagcaaaatgaaaacaaatttcGCTTCGAATGACAGAGCTTTGAGAATCCACTCGCATACAATGTTGCcaatcaattcaattcaactcccTGACACAGCCAATCTCCCTTATGCCACAGCTagttacaaataatttataaattagcaATGGAATTAAAAACCGCATTCAATCGTTAAAATTAagccaaaaatatatatatataagaaataaattatttgaaaaatgaaccAAAGCTTTCTAGATCCATGGGCATGAAATTTTGATTAGGCGAAGTTTAAATATCTTACCGAGATAGGAAGGCGAGCCTATGGAGTTTCGAAAGCTAGTTAgggttcgagagagagagagagagagagagaataatcgGACGGTAATGAAGATGATGGAGATGGGAAGAGTAGCCTCACGTGGAGCTTCGGTTGGTCAACCCATCGGAAGGCGGTGATTTCGGGAGCGATTGCCATGAGATTTTTAGATGGTAATCGAACGGTGGTCAAGATTCAGGGTTTCCACGATGAAGCTCGAGGCAAGCACACTATTATTCTTGGTACCTCTTAGAGCATCCCATTGCGTTccctaaaattacttttttcttataatttaagaaaaaaataggaaataCTCTCAAAACTTCCTTCCATCAATTCCCATTTTAGGGAAAAGATTTAGAGAATAAATAGTGTTTGGGAAACTACTATTCATTCCCtaaatcacttttattaatattttattcattttaattaaattaattcttcttCCAATTATCTATACTTTTTCTCGTACTcatatttattgtaattttaaataatagttttaaaaataatttaaataactacgaaaatataaaaaataataattttaaaaatattaaaaataatttaaatttttatttaaaatattcactagagtaatagtttaaaacaataaaaaaaatattgagtatttaaatttgtaaatgaaagtgagaaaaaagtaataaagaaatagtagagaaatattattttaaaagaatagagaatgagatgtagaaggtttttgaaagatgagtaaaatttaagaaaaaattttaagaaatatattttttaactaaattataaaaaattttatatgaaactcaatgtgaatgctcttattACATACAAGTGACGGTAAACGcctattttcaatatatttttctttctgttttattaatattcttctatcgtttatttttttggggggtatatttttttagagctcttttatttatcatttctacacatcacattttttttaaaaaaaattataattttttttagttttattctttctaaactaattgaattattttactcatcatctatacaccacacattttgtaaaaaaaataaaaaataaaaaaattatgtataatatataatgtgagtagaatttttcatttttctatagtTAGTCCAAATGAAAaccttatttttaataaaactaaaattaatcgCAATGTAAGAGACAAATAACTTCTTGGGTCAAGATCAGGAATAACGTCGTCTTCCtcgaaaaaaaacaaacaacgGGTggcttgaaaatttaataatgtATTCTCATTTTTCTGTGGCAACATATGCTAAACAAGATGGAGTTTCTTAGATAAAAATGTCGTAGGATGTTATGATCCGTCGGATCTCTAGTGACAATAATGGCGGGTTGCTCATTACTCAATCCACATGACCACACTTGTACCATTTTAGGGGTTGTTTGTATTTTAAGgagtaatttataattttttattatccaCTTACACAAAACTCAATGAAAGATCAAAAACATatcttaaaatcttttccgagaatttctcaaaatttcctgTAACCAGTCATGCCCCTACACCGAGACTGTCAGCCACATAAGCACATCAGCATTTAAAGACTCAGCGCTTggatttctttttaaaaggTTCGCCGGCTGCTGAAATATAAGCTTCAGCATTGATATTCTCAACCAATTTTTGCTTTCCAAACGCCTTAGCCTTTTCCTGTAGAGCAGGGAATtacattaaaattgaaaagtctcAAAACGTAAGACGCCTGAATCTCATGGTCTGGCAATCTTATATTACCTTTAGAGACATGGCTATGGACGCCACATATTTGGTATCATCCTCAGATTTTGTATCCTGGATTCTCGGCTCCTGAGATTGCCATGACCAAATTGTTCAGTCATTGgaataaaagatgaaatcaACCATGAATCAAGATGACAATAAAGTGACAAAGGAGTGAAACCGCTTCAGAATCTGACCTCCGGGGGAATAAATGcagcttctctttttcttttgttttctgtgGTTTTCTGTGCCTGCTGCTCCTGCTTCTCTTGCCACTTCTTCGCCGATTTCTTTTTCTGAGACATGAAGAATTCTCCACTTGCCAATTGTTCATCGATCTGAAAAATACGATAGAAATTGcatatcatatatactaatactatcttTTAGGCAAGACAACAAATTAGATAAACTCATAAAAGAGACATAGCATAGGAAGGAGTCTCGGTGCTCTAAAAATAAGCAAGGAACCCACAGAAAAATATTTCACCCAACCAATTTAGCAAGTAAATCCATGTCTCCACTCACAAATCGACAACCAAGCAAAgcacaaggaaaagaaaatttgacatCTTTTTTATTCTGCGTACCAAACCTATGGTTAAACCTTGGAAAGATACACATCTTTGCAGCCACCTTGTTCGTATTAAATACAGATAAAAACCAATAGTCACAAACACCATATTCAAAGGTGCATATAATCAAATTGTGCAATATAATCACAGACAGTAATAATCactaaacaattaaaaattcataataacTGCTGAAATTTGTATCTTTATCACATGCAGAAGAAATTATTGTTCTAGGGGTTTTCAGACCTAAGAtatcaaaattgaaagaaaagggTTCTCGCCTTTGGTGGCAATGATGGAATAGTGATGATGATAACAATACATTAAAGCATTGAATATCTTGCAGAAATCTAAAACGTGTAGATACTAGAAGCAGTTCTCTCACCTTCCTAGGCTGTTGTGGAGGAGGGAAAGGCGTATATGGTTTCTTCTCTTTAGTCTTAACCTTCTTTTGTTTAACATTTTTCCTGTGTGAGTTATAGAAGTAATGTATACAAGAATTATATACAGCAGAAGAGATTGAAAAGAATAGATTATGTCCATAAACAACAAATAATGTAGTAGATTCTGTACTTCTTGAATTTGGGAAGAAACCTATCCCAGTTTTCATGTGCAAGTGCAGGATCCTTTTCAAGTTCTTTCTTCATCATAAGAACCTACTCAGAAAAGAGAGTTtgagaatgttttttttttttttttataagtaagagatcaatattatatatatgagtgaaGAAAACATAGCCCTTGTacacacaggaagtatacagaatGACCCCTAATTACACTCTAAGAgcaataaattaaagacaataaATCATGCACATTATCTCCATGCAATACAATAGCATAAAACCAGCACATTaaagtgtggagaaaaaaattcttcaaatcGGCCATTGTgcattccttatcttcaaagcatcgcGCATTCCTTTCTgaccaaatgcaccacataatgcacaaaggAATCACTTTCCACACTGCACCAACTTGATGACAGccttgcatcttcctccaacaacccaacaaatccaccaccctcctaggcataacccatgcaacatcaaccctttgaaaagtctcatcccacaacacccttgttacctcaTTGTGTAATAAGAGATGGTCCAcaaattctctattttttttacacatataacaccaatccatcactacacatcctctcttcctcagaTTGTCCATGGTCActatcttcccaagagcagcatttcaaacaaaaaaagctactttagaaggcacacaaatcctccaaatattcttcgaGGGAAACAGAGTATACTCTTGTGTTGTCAAGATGTTATAATATGCCTTCACTGTACATATCTTGTGACCATAAGCCCTCCACATCAATCTATCTCTCGGCGCCCTATAAGTCCCCATAGAATGTAATAGgctaaaaaaatctgaaacaataGATAATTCCCAGTCATGGAAATCTCTAATAAAAAGAATGTTCCACTGATGCGCCCCATGAGCAAATGACCgcacatccgccactgaagcctccctATTACCTGCAATACGATATAGAGCcggaaaaaccctttccaatgcttgatctccacaccacacatccctCCGAAAACT from Juglans microcarpa x Juglans regia isolate MS1-56 chromosome 3S, Jm3101_v1.0, whole genome shotgun sequence encodes:
- the LOC121257035 gene encoding phosphatidylinositol 3,4,5-trisphosphate 3-phosphatase and protein-tyrosine-phosphatase PTEN2A-like; the encoded protein is MDSESADSSASPPLKAPDPPPPASIQTPAAADSGLDNSPRVVPSKLSPSAISAWAKSLKIPQPLAATQVESPTGNAGKSTFARFTSGLGLRLSPKAPSSDHSSDGTSMTAQPGFIGTVTKGLVDSSKNAVKAVQVKARHVVSQNKRRYQEGGFDLDMTYITENIIAMGFPAGDMSSGFFGYVEGFYRNHMEEVIKFFETHHKDKYKVYNLCSERLYDASLFEGKVACFPFNDHNCPPIQLIISFCQSAYSWLKEDIENVVVVHCKAGMARTGLMISSLLLFLKFFPTAEESIDYYNQKRCFDGKGLVLPSQIRYVKYFERILTYFNGETPPGRRCMLRGFRIHRCPYWIRPSITVSDHNGVLFSSKSHPRTKDLSPEDFWFNAPKKGVMVFTLPGEPGLTELAGDFKVHFHDRQGDFYFWLNTTMTENRKVLNTNDLDGFDKRKLPSPGFQVEVVLVDYNGTVPTTPNTETIAKKTDESSGTTTASVDKGAPRPNQKKDKDDVFSDSEAEETGSSKSRQAEAASAEGGTVTNTISSSETKTNSDQIASVSHATEHISLGNTAGSTQMHVDGQSKSDAVAGAVSVLEVPNTESEFKAMAADASVFTFGDDEDYESE